The following coding sequences are from one Lemur catta isolate mLemCat1 chromosome 16, mLemCat1.pri, whole genome shotgun sequence window:
- the PMAIP1 gene encoding phorbol-12-myristate-13-acetate-induced protein 1, protein MPMKRARRNAQPNPARPRTEIQEECALQLRRIGDKLHFQQKLLNLIAKLLRSGT, encoded by the exons ATGCCCATGAAGAGGGCGCGTAGGAACGCGCAACCGAACCCGGCGCGGCCTCGGACAG aGATCCAAGAGGAGTGTGCCCTTCAACTCAGGAGAATTGGAGACAAACTGCATTTCCAGCAGAAACTTCTGAATCTGATAGCCAAACTTCTCCGCTCAGGAACCTGA